One stretch of Carassius carassius chromosome 18, fCarCar2.1, whole genome shotgun sequence DNA includes these proteins:
- the lbr gene encoding delta(14)-sterol reductase LBR isoform X1 — MPTARFQIGDTVMGRWPGSNLYYEVKVLSYDNKTRLYTVIYKDGTELELKESDITSLTIFKQGTRSRSRSRSRSPGRPRRSRSRSPARTPRRSSSRTTDVRKEKLKEVLEVRLTPVPLTHENNSNSKHEKKEENNTTNTASAVTEEKTETESENQAGGRYNLRHRKDQGDGKTVEMEQKTETAVLSQTKPPTAIKTTDLEFGGRVGVFFLMFLLPVAVLALLILCGQKDASLQSFPLELPALQSLWDWQVFGIALLWLLLQAVLSLLPVGKLVEGMPLKNGKTLKYRINGFYALLLTAVAVGVAVYQEVDLSYIHAHFLQFYTSALLIVTLLSVYLFVRSHWASQDELAPAGNSGYIIYDLFMGRELNPRIKNFDIKFFCEMRPGLLGWVLINFAMLQAEMKHQNLENPSPAMLLVNIFQLLWVVDGFWHEEKLLTMIDIVYDGFGFMLTFGDLAFVPFTFTCQAYYLVSHPSELSVFWIITLITMNGVGYYIFRKANSQKFAFRKNPSDPAVSHLKTIPTATGKSLIVSGLWGWLRHPNYLGDIFMGLAWSLPCGFNHLIPYFYLIYLITLLVHRNARDDRQCRKKYGSAWEEYCKAVPYRIFPGIY; from the exons ATGCCGACTGCAAGGTTTCAGATTGGAGATACTGTAATGGGCCGCTGGCCTGGCAGTAACCTTTATTATGAGGTCAAGGTGCTGAGTTATGACAACAAGACTCGGCTCTACACCGTCATCTACAAAGATGGTACTGAACTGGAGCTGAAGGAATCTGACATCACG AGCCTGACAATATTTAAGCAAGGTACACGCTCTCGGTCCAGATCCCGCTCTCGCTCACCGGGACGCCCGCGTCGCAGTCGTTCCCGTTCTCCAGCTAGGACACCCCGCCGATCTTCCTCTCGCACCACAGATGTGCGCAAGGAAAAACTCAAAGAAGTGCTGGAGGTCCGCCTCACCCCGGTG CCGCTGACACACGAGAACAATAGCAACAGCAAACATGAGAAGAAAGAGGAAAATAATACAACTAATACAGCTTCCGCTGTCACTGAG GAGAAGACAGAGACTGAATCTGAGAATCAGGCTGGTGGGCGCTACAATCTACGTCACAGGAAGGACCAGGGTGATGGCAAGACAGTTGAGATGGAGCAAAAGACAGAGACAGCGGTATTATCGCAAACTAAACCACCCACTGCCATCAAAACAACTGATCTGGAGTTCGGAGGAAGAGTTG GTGTGTTCTTCCTGATGTTTCTGTTGCCTGTGGCTGTGTTGGCATTGCTCATTCTCTGTGGGCAGAAGGATGCCAGTCTCCAGAGCTTCCCACTTGAGCTCCCTGCCCTTCAGTCTCTCTGGGACTGGCAAGTTTTTGGCATCGCCCTGCTCTGGCTTCTGTTACAGGCTGTTCTCTCCCTGCTCCCTGTCGGAAAG CTCGTTGAAGGAATGCCTCTCAAGAAtgggaaaactttgaaatacAGGATAAATG GTTTCTATGCACTTCTCCTCACGGCTGTGGCAGTAGGTGTTGCCGTGTATCAGGAGGTGGATCTCAGCTACATCCATGCCCACTTCCTGCAGTTCTACACCTCGGCTCTGCTCATTGTAACTCTTCTTAGCGTCTACCTTTTTGTCCGCTCCCACTGGGCGTCTCAAGATGAGCTTGCTCCTGCAGGCAACTCTG GCTACATTATCTATGACTTATTCATGGGCAGAGAATTAAATCCCCGCATCAAGAACTTCGATATCAAGTTCTTCTGTGAAATGCGTCCAGGCCTGTTGGGTTGg GTATTGATTAACTTTGCAATGTTGCAAGCTGAAATGAAGCACCAGAATCTAGAGAATCCCTCTCCAGCGATGCTCCTGGTCAACATCTTTCAGCTCCTGTGGGTGGTTGATGGCTTTTGGCATGAG GAGAAACTTCTGACCATGATTGATATAGTGTACGATGGCTTCGGATTTATGTTGACGTTTggagatctggcttttgttcccTTCACATTCACCTGTCAAGCGTACTATCTAGTCAGCCATCCCAGTGAACTCTCTGTATTCTGGATCATTACTCTCATCACTATGAATG GAGTTGGATACTATATTTTCCGGAAAGCCAACTCTCAAAAGTTCGCCTTCAGAAAAAACCCTTCTGACCCGGCAGTGTCTC ATCTGAAAACCATTCCTACTGCAACTGGAAAGAGTCTTATTGTGTCTGGTCTCTGGGGGTGGCTCCGTCATCCTAATTACCTGGGTGACATCTTCATGGGTTTGGCTTGGTCTCTGCCGTGCG GATTCAACCATTTGATCCCTTACTTCTACCTGATCTACTTGATCACTCTACTGGTGCACCGTAACGCCCGGGACGACCGTCAGTGCAGAAAAAAGTATGGCTCTGCGTGGGAAGAGTACTGCAAAGCTGTCCCGTACCGCATCTTCCCAGGGATATACTAA
- the lbr gene encoding delta(14)-sterol reductase LBR isoform X2 — protein sequence MPTARFQIGDTVMGRWPGSNLYYEVKVLSYDNKTRLYTVIYKDGTELELKESDITSLTIFKQGTRSRSRSRSRSPGRPRRSRSRSPARTPRRSSSRTTDVRKEKLKEVLEVRLTPVPLTHENNSNSKHEKKEENNTTNTASEEKTETESENQAGGRYNLRHRKDQGDGKTVEMEQKTETAVLSQTKPPTAIKTTDLEFGGRVGVFFLMFLLPVAVLALLILCGQKDASLQSFPLELPALQSLWDWQVFGIALLWLLLQAVLSLLPVGKLVEGMPLKNGKTLKYRINGFYALLLTAVAVGVAVYQEVDLSYIHAHFLQFYTSALLIVTLLSVYLFVRSHWASQDELAPAGNSGYIIYDLFMGRELNPRIKNFDIKFFCEMRPGLLGWVLINFAMLQAEMKHQNLENPSPAMLLVNIFQLLWVVDGFWHEEKLLTMIDIVYDGFGFMLTFGDLAFVPFTFTCQAYYLVSHPSELSVFWIITLITMNGVGYYIFRKANSQKFAFRKNPSDPAVSHLKTIPTATGKSLIVSGLWGWLRHPNYLGDIFMGLAWSLPCGFNHLIPYFYLIYLITLLVHRNARDDRQCRKKYGSAWEEYCKAVPYRIFPGIY from the exons ATGCCGACTGCAAGGTTTCAGATTGGAGATACTGTAATGGGCCGCTGGCCTGGCAGTAACCTTTATTATGAGGTCAAGGTGCTGAGTTATGACAACAAGACTCGGCTCTACACCGTCATCTACAAAGATGGTACTGAACTGGAGCTGAAGGAATCTGACATCACG AGCCTGACAATATTTAAGCAAGGTACACGCTCTCGGTCCAGATCCCGCTCTCGCTCACCGGGACGCCCGCGTCGCAGTCGTTCCCGTTCTCCAGCTAGGACACCCCGCCGATCTTCCTCTCGCACCACAGATGTGCGCAAGGAAAAACTCAAAGAAGTGCTGGAGGTCCGCCTCACCCCGGTG CCGCTGACACACGAGAACAATAGCAACAGCAAACATGAGAAGAAAGAGGAAAATAATACAACTAATACAGCTTCCG AGGAGAAGACAGAGACTGAATCTGAGAATCAGGCTGGTGGGCGCTACAATCTACGTCACAGGAAGGACCAGGGTGATGGCAAGACAGTTGAGATGGAGCAAAAGACAGAGACAGCGGTATTATCGCAAACTAAACCACCCACTGCCATCAAAACAACTGATCTGGAGTTCGGAGGAAGAGTTG GTGTGTTCTTCCTGATGTTTCTGTTGCCTGTGGCTGTGTTGGCATTGCTCATTCTCTGTGGGCAGAAGGATGCCAGTCTCCAGAGCTTCCCACTTGAGCTCCCTGCCCTTCAGTCTCTCTGGGACTGGCAAGTTTTTGGCATCGCCCTGCTCTGGCTTCTGTTACAGGCTGTTCTCTCCCTGCTCCCTGTCGGAAAG CTCGTTGAAGGAATGCCTCTCAAGAAtgggaaaactttgaaatacAGGATAAATG GTTTCTATGCACTTCTCCTCACGGCTGTGGCAGTAGGTGTTGCCGTGTATCAGGAGGTGGATCTCAGCTACATCCATGCCCACTTCCTGCAGTTCTACACCTCGGCTCTGCTCATTGTAACTCTTCTTAGCGTCTACCTTTTTGTCCGCTCCCACTGGGCGTCTCAAGATGAGCTTGCTCCTGCAGGCAACTCTG GCTACATTATCTATGACTTATTCATGGGCAGAGAATTAAATCCCCGCATCAAGAACTTCGATATCAAGTTCTTCTGTGAAATGCGTCCAGGCCTGTTGGGTTGg GTATTGATTAACTTTGCAATGTTGCAAGCTGAAATGAAGCACCAGAATCTAGAGAATCCCTCTCCAGCGATGCTCCTGGTCAACATCTTTCAGCTCCTGTGGGTGGTTGATGGCTTTTGGCATGAG GAGAAACTTCTGACCATGATTGATATAGTGTACGATGGCTTCGGATTTATGTTGACGTTTggagatctggcttttgttcccTTCACATTCACCTGTCAAGCGTACTATCTAGTCAGCCATCCCAGTGAACTCTCTGTATTCTGGATCATTACTCTCATCACTATGAATG GAGTTGGATACTATATTTTCCGGAAAGCCAACTCTCAAAAGTTCGCCTTCAGAAAAAACCCTTCTGACCCGGCAGTGTCTC ATCTGAAAACCATTCCTACTGCAACTGGAAAGAGTCTTATTGTGTCTGGTCTCTGGGGGTGGCTCCGTCATCCTAATTACCTGGGTGACATCTTCATGGGTTTGGCTTGGTCTCTGCCGTGCG GATTCAACCATTTGATCCCTTACTTCTACCTGATCTACTTGATCACTCTACTGGTGCACCGTAACGCCCGGGACGACCGTCAGTGCAGAAAAAAGTATGGCTCTGCGTGGGAAGAGTACTGCAAAGCTGTCCCGTACCGCATCTTCCCAGGGATATACTAA